A window of the Lysinibacillus irui genome harbors these coding sequences:
- a CDS encoding M24 family metallopeptidase yields MSKLNELRQSLQGQDMDAIIITNAQNRRYLTGFTGSAGTVIVTNTRALLLVDFRYTQQAKDQCKAFEVLEIDRNRLYETIQEIFEQDSIKTAGFEQHHVTYHSYQLMNNKLTATLKPLSTIVEDLRKIKTPEEIEIIKKAAWISDEAFKYILTIIEPGISELDIAHALESHMRKNGATGAAFDMIIASGYRSALPHGVASSKVVEQGDMLIMDFGAYFQGYRSDMTRTIAIGEPSDHLKEVYQIVYDSLQHALSKMRAGITGREADSYTRDYITAKGYGHNYGHGAGHGIGLDIHENIFMTTVCEDILEENMVLTVEPGIYIPNIGGVRIEDDVIIKKDSVEVLTHSPKELIIL; encoded by the coding sequence AAAATTAAACGAATTACGACAATCTTTACAAGGACAAGATATGGACGCAATTATTATTACAAACGCTCAGAATCGCCGTTATTTAACAGGGTTTACAGGCAGTGCAGGAACAGTTATCGTAACAAACACTCGCGCTCTCTTATTAGTAGACTTCCGCTATACACAACAGGCAAAGGATCAATGTAAAGCTTTTGAGGTTCTAGAAATTGATCGCAACCGTTTATATGAAACCATTCAGGAAATTTTTGAACAGGATTCAATTAAAACAGCAGGTTTTGAGCAACATCATGTTACATATCATAGTTATCAATTAATGAATAATAAATTGACAGCCACATTGAAGCCATTGTCTACTATTGTAGAAGATTTACGAAAGATTAAAACACCCGAAGAAATTGAAATAATAAAAAAAGCAGCATGGATTTCGGATGAGGCATTTAAATATATTTTAACTATCATTGAACCAGGCATTTCTGAACTTGATATTGCCCATGCATTAGAATCTCATATGCGAAAAAATGGTGCCACTGGGGCAGCCTTTGACATGATTATCGCTTCAGGTTATCGTTCAGCATTACCGCATGGTGTAGCGTCCTCTAAAGTAGTTGAGCAAGGTGATATGCTGATAATGGATTTTGGCGCTTATTTTCAAGGCTATCGTTCGGATATGACTAGAACGATTGCAATTGGGGAGCCATCAGACCACTTAAAGGAAGTATACCAAATCGTTTATGACTCTCTCCAACATGCCCTTTCCAAAATGAGAGCAGGTATTACAGGACGAGAGGCAGATAGCTATACTCGTGACTATATTACAGCAAAAGGTTATGGACATAATTATGGACATGGTGCAGGACATGGTATAGGATTAGATATCCATGAAAATATATTTATGACTACGGTCTGTGAAGATATTCTAGAAGAGAATATGGTATTAACAGTTGAACCAGGTATTTATATACCCAATATAGGCGGCGTACGTATCGAGGATGACGTTATCATTAAGAAAGACAGTGTGGAAGTACTTACCCACTCTCCAAAGGAACTCATTATTTTATAA